From a region of the Alnus glutinosa chromosome 1, dhAlnGlut1.1, whole genome shotgun sequence genome:
- the LOC133868048 gene encoding alpha-amylase 3, chloroplastic isoform X2: MRPPGSIPIKDYAIETPLKKSSSPEGDTFYEVKIDCKPNGAIAAINFVLKDEETGAWYQHRGRDFKVPLGDYLQDDSNIVGAKRSFDKWQGALGPLSNLLLKAEASNSKASGSSTESRDLKQESWSLEGFNEELPIAKQFALDNSVTVCVRKCPETAKNHLYVETDLPGDVVIHWGVCRDDTKKWEIPAAPHPPNTIAFKDKALRTRLQSKEGGDGCFGLFTVEEGLEGFLFVLKLNENTWLKCMGNDFYIPLSSSSSLPAKSRQGLSESAQIPENNAEANQKGSISAYTSGIINEIRNLVRDISSEKSQMTKTKEAQESILQEIETLAAEAYSIFRSSTPTFSEEAVVETEELKPAVKICSGTGTGFEILCQGFNWESHKSGGWYMELKERASELSSLGFTVIWLPPPTESVSPEGYMPKDLYNLNSRYGNIDELKEVVKKFHEAGMKVLGDVVLNHRCAQYQNQNGVWNIFGGRLNWDDRAVVADDPHFQGRGNKSSGDNFHAAPNIDHSQNFVRKDIREWLCWLREEIGYDGWRLDFVRGFWGGYVKDYLEASEPFFAVGEYWDSLSYTYGEMDHNQDAHRQRIIDWINATNGTAGAFDVTTKGILHSALERCEYWRLSDQKGKPPGVLGWWPSRAVTFIENHDTGSTQGHWRFPSGKEMQGYAYILTHPGTPSMFYDHIFSQNRSEIAALISLRNRNKIHCRSKIKIAKAERDVYAAIIGEKVAMKIGPGHYEPQSGAQRWSLATEGKDYKVWEAS; the protein is encoded by the exons ATGAGGCCCCCGGGTTCAATTCCGATCAAG gACTATGCAATAGAGACGCCCTTGAAGAAGTCATCGTCACCGGAAGGAGACACATTTTACGAAGTGAAGATTGATTGCAAACCCAACGGTGCAATTGCTgctataaattttgttttgaag GATGAAGAAACTGGAGCTTGGTATCAGCACAGGGGGAGAGATTTCAAGGTGCCTCTTGGAGACTATCTTCAAGATGACAGCAATATAGTTGGAGCGAAAAGGAGCTTTGATAAATGGCAAG GGGCTTTGGGACCGCTATCTAACTTGCTCCTCAAAGCAGAAGCGTCAAATTCTAAAGCTTCAGGCAGCAGCACTGAATCCAGAGACCTTAAACAAGAAAGTTGGAGCCTAGAAGGGTTCAATGAAGAGCTGCCTATTGCAAAACAATTTGCTCTTGATAACTCAGTCACTGTTTGTGTTAGAAAGTGCCCAGAGACAGCTAAAAATcatctatatgtagaaactgaTCTACCAGGAGATGTTGTTATTCACTGGGGAGTTTGCAGAGATGATACCAAAAAGTGGGAAATTCCTGCTGCCCCACATCCACCAAATACAATAGCTTTCAAGGACAAGGCTTTGCGGACTCGATTACAG TCAAAAGAGGGGGGAGATGGATGTTTTGGATTGTTTACTGTAGAGGAGGGACTTGAAGGGTTTCTTTTTGTGCTCAAGCTAAATGAAAATACTTGGTTGAAATGTATGGGAAATGACTTCTACATCCCCCTCTCAAGTTCTAGTAGCTTGCCTGCTAAATCCAGACAGGGTCTATCAGAAAGTGCACAAATACCTGAAAATAATGCAGAAGCAAATCAAAAAGGATCTATTAGTGCCTATACTAGTggaataattaatgaaataaggAACTTGGTGAGGGACATTTCGTCTGAGAAGAGTCAAATGACCAAAACTAAAGAAGCACAAGAAAgtattcttcaagaaattgAAACACTGGCCGCTGAAGCCTATAGTATCTTCAGAAGCTCTACTCCAACTTTCTCGGAGGAAGCAGTTGTTGAAACTGAGGAACTCAAACCTGCTGTCAAAATTTGCTCAGGGACGGGCACAGGGTTTGAGATATTGTGCCAAGGGTTTAACTGGGAATCTCATAAATCTGGAGGATGGTACATGGAGCTGAAAGAAAGAGCTTCAGAATTATCTTCGCTTGGTTTCACTGTGATTTGGTTACCACCACCAACAGAATCTGTATCACCTGAAGGGTACATGCCAAaggatttatataatttaaattccaG ATATGGAAATATTGATGAGCTGAAAGAAGTTGTGAAGAAATTTCATGAAGCTGGAATGAAAGTCTTGGGAGATGTTGTCTTAAATCACCGCTGTGCACAATATCAGAATCAGAATGGTGTTTGGAATATCTTTGGCGGTCGTTTAAATTGGGATGATCGTGCAGTTGTTGCAGATGACCCCCATTTTCAG GGCAGGGGCAACAAGAGTAGCGGAGATAATTTCCACGCTGCTCCAAACATTGATCATTCGCAAAATTTTGTGAGGAAGGATATCAGAGAATGGTTATGTTGGCTAAG GGAAGAAATTGGGTATGATGGGTGGAGGCTTGATTTTGTCAGAGGATTTTGGGGTGGTTATGTCAAGGACTACCTGGAAGCAAGTGAACCTTTCTTTGCTGTTGGAGAGTATTGGGATTCCCTCAGTTATACGTATGGTGAAATGGATCATAATCAAGATGCCCATAGGCAGAGAATTATAGACTGGATCAATGCAACTAATGGAACTGCTGGTGCATTTGATGTCACGACCAAAGGGATTCTTCATTCA gcaCTGGAAAGATGTGAATATTGGCGATTATCGGATCAAAAGGGAAAGCCTCCTGGGGTTCTTGGATGGTGGCCATCACGTGCTGTTACCTTTATAGAGAATCATGACACTGGTTCTACTCAG GGTCATTGGAGATTCCCAAGTGGAAAGGAAATGCAAGGATATGCTTACATCCTGACTCATCCAGGAACACCTTCAATGTTCTACGACCATATTTTCTCTCAGAACAGATCTGAAATTGCAGCTTTAATCTCTCTCAGGAACCGGAACAAAATCCACTGCCGCAGTAAA ATCAAAATTGCAAAGGCAGAAAGGGACGTGTATGCGGCCATCATTGGTGAAAAAGTTGCAATGAAGATAGGACCAGGTCATTATGAACCCCAAAGTGGGGCCCAGAGATGGTCTTTAGCTACTGAGGGAAAAGATTACAAGGTCTGGGAAGCATCTTGA
- the LOC133868048 gene encoding alpha-amylase 3, chloroplastic isoform X1, which yields MSTVSIEPLVGHCRRESRRYGAKSKAFKPSSLNCYTNHKLVFQARSFCNFRPPKVHALRASSTTTTAPVETVESADVFFKETFPLKRTETVEGTIFIRLDHGQNNRNWELTVGCDLPGKWILHWGVSYVDDVGSEWDQPPTEMRPPGSIPIKDYAIETPLKKSSSPEGDTFYEVKIDCKPNGAIAAINFVLKDEETGAWYQHRGRDFKVPLGDYLQDDSNIVGAKRSFDKWQGALGPLSNLLLKAEASNSKASGSSTESRDLKQESWSLEGFNEELPIAKQFALDNSVTVCVRKCPETAKNHLYVETDLPGDVVIHWGVCRDDTKKWEIPAAPHPPNTIAFKDKALRTRLQSKEGGDGCFGLFTVEEGLEGFLFVLKLNENTWLKCMGNDFYIPLSSSSSLPAKSRQGLSESAQIPENNAEANQKGSISAYTSGIINEIRNLVRDISSEKSQMTKTKEAQESILQEIETLAAEAYSIFRSSTPTFSEEAVVETEELKPAVKICSGTGTGFEILCQGFNWESHKSGGWYMELKERASELSSLGFTVIWLPPPTESVSPEGYMPKDLYNLNSRYGNIDELKEVVKKFHEAGMKVLGDVVLNHRCAQYQNQNGVWNIFGGRLNWDDRAVVADDPHFQGRGNKSSGDNFHAAPNIDHSQNFVRKDIREWLCWLREEIGYDGWRLDFVRGFWGGYVKDYLEASEPFFAVGEYWDSLSYTYGEMDHNQDAHRQRIIDWINATNGTAGAFDVTTKGILHSALERCEYWRLSDQKGKPPGVLGWWPSRAVTFIENHDTGSTQGHWRFPSGKEMQGYAYILTHPGTPSMFYDHIFSQNRSEIAALISLRNRNKIHCRSKIKIAKAERDVYAAIIGEKVAMKIGPGHYEPQSGAQRWSLATEGKDYKVWEAS from the exons ATGTCGACCGTTAGCATAGAGCCTCTGGTCGGCCATTGTCGTCGTGAGAGTCGTAGGTACGGTGCGAAATCCAAGGCTTTCAAGCCGAGCTCCTTGAATTGCTATACGAATCACAAGCTGGTCTTCCAGGCCCGGAGCTTCTGCAACTTCAGGCCTCCCAAGGTTCACGCTCTTAGAGCTAGCTCTACTACCACCACCGCTCCCGTTGAGACCGTCGAATCCGCCGATGTCTTCTTCAAGGAGACTTTCCCTCTGAAGCGAACTGAAACG GTTGAGGGAACGATCTTCATCAGATTAGATCATGGGCAGAATAATCGGAATTGGGAGCTTACTGTTGGTTGTGATCTTCCTGGGAAATGGATTCTTCACTGGGGAGTTTCTTATGTTGACGATGTTGGCAG tGAATGGGATCAACCTCCTACTGAAATGAGGCCCCCGGGTTCAATTCCGATCAAG gACTATGCAATAGAGACGCCCTTGAAGAAGTCATCGTCACCGGAAGGAGACACATTTTACGAAGTGAAGATTGATTGCAAACCCAACGGTGCAATTGCTgctataaattttgttttgaag GATGAAGAAACTGGAGCTTGGTATCAGCACAGGGGGAGAGATTTCAAGGTGCCTCTTGGAGACTATCTTCAAGATGACAGCAATATAGTTGGAGCGAAAAGGAGCTTTGATAAATGGCAAG GGGCTTTGGGACCGCTATCTAACTTGCTCCTCAAAGCAGAAGCGTCAAATTCTAAAGCTTCAGGCAGCAGCACTGAATCCAGAGACCTTAAACAAGAAAGTTGGAGCCTAGAAGGGTTCAATGAAGAGCTGCCTATTGCAAAACAATTTGCTCTTGATAACTCAGTCACTGTTTGTGTTAGAAAGTGCCCAGAGACAGCTAAAAATcatctatatgtagaaactgaTCTACCAGGAGATGTTGTTATTCACTGGGGAGTTTGCAGAGATGATACCAAAAAGTGGGAAATTCCTGCTGCCCCACATCCACCAAATACAATAGCTTTCAAGGACAAGGCTTTGCGGACTCGATTACAG TCAAAAGAGGGGGGAGATGGATGTTTTGGATTGTTTACTGTAGAGGAGGGACTTGAAGGGTTTCTTTTTGTGCTCAAGCTAAATGAAAATACTTGGTTGAAATGTATGGGAAATGACTTCTACATCCCCCTCTCAAGTTCTAGTAGCTTGCCTGCTAAATCCAGACAGGGTCTATCAGAAAGTGCACAAATACCTGAAAATAATGCAGAAGCAAATCAAAAAGGATCTATTAGTGCCTATACTAGTggaataattaatgaaataaggAACTTGGTGAGGGACATTTCGTCTGAGAAGAGTCAAATGACCAAAACTAAAGAAGCACAAGAAAgtattcttcaagaaattgAAACACTGGCCGCTGAAGCCTATAGTATCTTCAGAAGCTCTACTCCAACTTTCTCGGAGGAAGCAGTTGTTGAAACTGAGGAACTCAAACCTGCTGTCAAAATTTGCTCAGGGACGGGCACAGGGTTTGAGATATTGTGCCAAGGGTTTAACTGGGAATCTCATAAATCTGGAGGATGGTACATGGAGCTGAAAGAAAGAGCTTCAGAATTATCTTCGCTTGGTTTCACTGTGATTTGGTTACCACCACCAACAGAATCTGTATCACCTGAAGGGTACATGCCAAaggatttatataatttaaattccaG ATATGGAAATATTGATGAGCTGAAAGAAGTTGTGAAGAAATTTCATGAAGCTGGAATGAAAGTCTTGGGAGATGTTGTCTTAAATCACCGCTGTGCACAATATCAGAATCAGAATGGTGTTTGGAATATCTTTGGCGGTCGTTTAAATTGGGATGATCGTGCAGTTGTTGCAGATGACCCCCATTTTCAG GGCAGGGGCAACAAGAGTAGCGGAGATAATTTCCACGCTGCTCCAAACATTGATCATTCGCAAAATTTTGTGAGGAAGGATATCAGAGAATGGTTATGTTGGCTAAG GGAAGAAATTGGGTATGATGGGTGGAGGCTTGATTTTGTCAGAGGATTTTGGGGTGGTTATGTCAAGGACTACCTGGAAGCAAGTGAACCTTTCTTTGCTGTTGGAGAGTATTGGGATTCCCTCAGTTATACGTATGGTGAAATGGATCATAATCAAGATGCCCATAGGCAGAGAATTATAGACTGGATCAATGCAACTAATGGAACTGCTGGTGCATTTGATGTCACGACCAAAGGGATTCTTCATTCA gcaCTGGAAAGATGTGAATATTGGCGATTATCGGATCAAAAGGGAAAGCCTCCTGGGGTTCTTGGATGGTGGCCATCACGTGCTGTTACCTTTATAGAGAATCATGACACTGGTTCTACTCAG GGTCATTGGAGATTCCCAAGTGGAAAGGAAATGCAAGGATATGCTTACATCCTGACTCATCCAGGAACACCTTCAATGTTCTACGACCATATTTTCTCTCAGAACAGATCTGAAATTGCAGCTTTAATCTCTCTCAGGAACCGGAACAAAATCCACTGCCGCAGTAAA ATCAAAATTGCAAAGGCAGAAAGGGACGTGTATGCGGCCATCATTGGTGAAAAAGTTGCAATGAAGATAGGACCAGGTCATTATGAACCCCAAAGTGGGGCCCAGAGATGGTCTTTAGCTACTGAGGGAAAAGATTACAAGGTCTGGGAAGCATCTTGA